The Candidatus Cloacimonadota bacterium genome contains a region encoding:
- a CDS encoding DEAD/DEAH box helicase family protein, with translation MTHLEKHDPPSLREKLNFTAIDAETTGLNPKKDEIIELAAVRFRAGEPVERFSTLVRPKRDIPKFIQFLTHINPEDLKNAPRVSEAIRNFFDFIGTDQLVGHNVGFDFGFINHHSDLTGGPQIDAPAWDTVEISRVWFPYSSDHKLGTQAQNFGIDLQNAHRAQADAEASGLLLVKMSEHIIDHYPLLTNARLLDLATQAQMENSLYHFLRMIVEHQRRTALSARPPRPPDVLKPNVVENKVLEARLDIEKVFGEDGLLSTRFPNFEFRSGQLEMAELINSCFQDEKHLAVEAGTGVGKSFAYLVPSLDFANKKSTKVVVSTNTKNLQEQLFHKDLPQLKSMLPLPFKAALVKGRENYVCERRWEEFLMEQTKGLSVWDAMGLLYLFIWKMLTKSGDVSENSSFDRKRFGSVWRKVCSDRYLCAGRKCPHASKCYVMTLRKHIETSTLVVTNHSQLLADMQMENSTLGEYSYLVVDEAHNLMATAAKNLGLELSYPDVAGQLNQFCQTQRRRRSGFIHQLEQMMAKSVVGVAPKEYISLLCNDLAELTEQIRATILELYKEAQDRCDEKANYGKLRIRDTGEFPKLYKLLTSLTSDWKNLMKQITALGNVFNSLNSKQVPSYDSLAEALASFINRFSETEGALLRLANPDLDNNALWIENIRRGEGKTPTSALCYAPVDVSSQLHTMLYSTVPSIVFTSATLALRGSFRYFFGQSGLSLVSPEKLEAHIVDSPFDYDAQTRLMIASFLPEPKDRFFMNQALGSLQQILTSTDVGTMILFTSYRDLNSVYEHLGEELYRRQRPFFAQGIAASRSSMLQEFKRHKNAVLLGTSSFWEGVDIQGESLSLLILFKLPFQVPSEPVVEALIDKLEREKKDSFQHYMLPNALLRLRQGFGRLIRGKSDRGIVLIMDSRVSNKNYGTYFKQVLPAKAQELRSELELLSEVSRFFNIS, from the coding sequence TTGACCCACTTGGAAAAACACGACCCACCCTCCTTGCGTGAAAAACTGAATTTCACCGCCATCGACGCCGAAACCACGGGCCTGAATCCCAAAAAAGATGAAATTATCGAACTGGCAGCCGTTCGTTTTCGCGCTGGTGAACCGGTTGAACGCTTTTCCACCCTCGTGAGACCCAAACGAGACATCCCAAAATTCATCCAATTTCTCACCCATATCAACCCGGAAGACCTGAAAAACGCTCCCAGAGTCAGTGAAGCCATCCGGAATTTCTTCGATTTTATCGGCACAGACCAGCTTGTGGGACATAACGTCGGTTTTGATTTTGGTTTCATCAACCACCATTCCGACCTTACCGGAGGTCCGCAAATTGATGCCCCGGCGTGGGATACGGTGGAAATATCCCGGGTGTGGTTTCCCTATTCCAGCGACCACAAACTTGGCACCCAAGCCCAAAATTTTGGCATCGACCTGCAAAACGCGCATCGCGCCCAGGCGGACGCTGAGGCTTCCGGACTGCTTTTGGTGAAAATGAGCGAACACATTATTGACCATTATCCACTGCTCACCAACGCCCGGCTTTTGGATTTGGCAACCCAGGCCCAGATGGAAAATTCGCTCTATCACTTCCTGCGCATGATTGTGGAACATCAACGGCGAACCGCACTGTCCGCAAGGCCTCCCCGCCCTCCGGATGTGTTGAAACCCAACGTGGTGGAAAACAAAGTCTTGGAAGCAAGGCTGGATATTGAAAAGGTTTTTGGGGAAGATGGACTGCTTTCCACGCGGTTTCCAAATTTCGAATTCCGCTCCGGACAGCTTGAAATGGCGGAGCTCATCAATTCCTGTTTCCAAGACGAAAAACATCTGGCGGTGGAAGCCGGAACCGGTGTGGGTAAAAGCTTTGCCTATCTGGTTCCCTCGCTTGATTTTGCCAATAAAAAATCCACCAAGGTGGTGGTTTCAACCAACACAAAAAACCTGCAGGAACAGCTTTTTCACAAAGACCTCCCCCAGCTAAAATCCATGCTGCCTCTGCCTTTCAAAGCCGCACTGGTGAAAGGCCGCGAAAACTATGTCTGCGAAAGGCGTTGGGAGGAATTTTTGATGGAACAAACCAAGGGCCTCAGCGTTTGGGACGCCATGGGTTTGCTCTATCTTTTCATCTGGAAAATGCTCACCAAGTCTGGAGACGTGAGCGAAAACTCTTCCTTCGATCGCAAACGCTTCGGTTCTGTTTGGCGTAAAGTGTGTTCAGACAGATATTTATGCGCGGGCAGAAAATGTCCCCACGCCTCAAAATGCTATGTCATGACTCTGCGCAAACACATCGAAACCTCCACCCTGGTGGTCACGAACCATTCCCAGCTTCTGGCGGATATGCAGATGGAAAACAGCACCCTGGGAGAATACAGCTATCTGGTTGTGGATGAAGCACATAACCTGATGGCAACCGCTGCCAAAAACCTGGGTTTGGAGCTATCCTATCCCGATGTGGCAGGCCAATTGAACCAATTTTGCCAAACCCAGAGACGCCGACGCAGTGGTTTTATCCACCAACTGGAGCAGATGATGGCAAAAAGCGTGGTCGGCGTGGCGCCAAAAGAGTATATCAGCCTGTTGTGCAACGATTTGGCGGAATTGACCGAACAAATCCGCGCCACAATTTTGGAGCTTTACAAAGAGGCGCAGGATCGCTGTGACGAAAAGGCAAATTATGGCAAGCTCAGGATTCGTGATACCGGTGAATTTCCCAAATTATACAAGCTGCTTACCTCTCTCACCTCGGATTGGAAAAACCTCATGAAGCAAATCACGGCTTTGGGCAATGTTTTCAACAGTCTGAACAGCAAACAGGTTCCCAGCTATGACAGCCTGGCAGAGGCTTTGGCGTCTTTCATCAACCGTTTTTCCGAAACCGAGGGCGCGCTGTTGAGGCTGGCAAATCCGGATTTGGACAACAACGCCCTCTGGATTGAAAATATCCGTCGCGGTGAAGGCAAAACGCCCACCTCAGCGCTGTGTTACGCGCCGGTGGATGTTTCAAGTCAGCTCCACACAATGCTTTACAGCACTGTCCCCAGCATTGTGTTCACTTCCGCCACCCTGGCTTTGCGTGGTTCCTTCAGATATTTCTTCGGTCAAAGCGGGCTCAGCCTGGTTTCTCCCGAAAAGCTGGAAGCCCACATTGTGGATTCACCTTTCGATTATGATGCCCAAACACGGCTGATGATTGCCAGTTTTTTGCCCGAACCCAAAGACCGTTTTTTCATGAATCAAGCCCTGGGCAGCCTGCAACAAATCCTGACCAGCACGGATGTGGGCACGATGATCCTCTTCACCAGCTATCGTGATCTGAACAGCGTTTACGAACATCTCGGCGAAGAACTTTACCGACGCCAAAGACCTTTTTTCGCTCAAGGCATCGCGGCGAGCCGCAGCTCCATGCTCCAGGAATTCAAACGCCACAAAAACGCTGTCCTGCTGGGCACAAGCTCGTTTTGGGAGGGTGTGGACATTCAGGGCGAATCCCTTTCTCTGCTCATTCTGTTCAAACTTCCCTTCCAAGTTCCATCCGAACCTGTGGTTGAGGCTCTGATTGACAAGCTTGAGCGCGAAAAAAAGGATTCTTTCCAGCATTATATGCTGCCCAACGCGCTGCTCAGGCTGAGACAGGGTTTTGGAAGGCTCATCCGGGGAAAAAGTGACCGCGGCATCGTGCTCATCATGGATTCCCGTGTTTCAAACAAAAATTACGGAACCTATTTTAAACAGGTTTTGCCCGCCAAAGCCCAGGAACTCAGAAGCGAACTGGAATTGCTCAGCGAGGTAAGCCGCTTTTTCAACATTTCCTAA
- the murB gene encoding UDP-N-acetylmuramate dehydrogenase, with product MIQSHFPDLVANGAIRFEEPLSGHCSFQIGGPAEVFCEPENVTHLIEMISFALHNRINYFILGKGSNVLISDKGMEGMVVHTGRLNRIERDEHCISAQCGASLKDLCVFAQENGLSGLEFASGIPGSVGGAVFMNAGAYGGEIKDVLHFSKYLEPTQEGLKNFASVKHLKAEDHLFGYRSSVFQNSGFIHLSSLFQLREEDPKAIIARMQELDFERNSKQPMDLPSGGSAFKRPSGHFAGKLIDDCELRGFQIGGAAISQKHCGFIVNLGGATAVDVQALISHVQNTVLERFGVKLEPELRLIGRQ from the coding sequence CTGATTCAATCACACTTTCCGGATTTGGTTGCCAACGGCGCCATTCGTTTTGAAGAACCCCTTTCGGGGCATTGCAGCTTCCAGATTGGCGGCCCCGCTGAAGTCTTTTGCGAACCTGAAAACGTAACGCATCTTATTGAGATGATTTCTTTTGCCCTGCATAATCGTATAAATTACTTTATCTTGGGCAAGGGATCCAATGTTTTGATAAGCGATAAGGGCATGGAAGGGATGGTTGTCCACACCGGCAGGCTGAACCGCATCGAGCGGGATGAACACTGCATCAGCGCGCAATGTGGAGCCAGTTTGAAAGACCTCTGTGTTTTTGCCCAGGAAAACGGTTTGTCCGGGCTGGAATTTGCCTCCGGTATTCCCGGAAGCGTTGGTGGCGCTGTGTTTATGAACGCTGGCGCCTACGGTGGTGAAATCAAGGATGTTCTTCATTTCAGCAAATATCTGGAGCCCACCCAGGAAGGACTGAAAAACTTTGCCTCCGTGAAGCATCTCAAAGCGGAGGACCACCTCTTTGGCTATCGCAGCAGCGTGTTTCAAAATAGCGGTTTCATCCACCTCAGCAGCTTGTTTCAGCTTCGCGAGGAGGATCCCAAAGCCATTATTGCGCGCATGCAGGAGCTTGACTTTGAACGCAACTCCAAACAGCCCATGGATTTACCCAGCGGCGGTTCGGCTTTTAAACGCCCTTCGGGACATTTTGCGGGAAAATTGATTGATGATTGTGAACTCCGTGGTTTTCAGATTGGCGGAGCTGCCATTTCCCAAAAACATTGTGGTTTCATTGTCAATCTCGGTGGAGCCACGGCTGTGGATGTCCAAGCGCTCATTTCTCACGTGCAAAATACTGTTCTGGAGCGCTTTGGGGTCAAGTTGGAGCCCGAACTTCGTCTCATTGGCCGCCAATGA
- a CDS encoding ABC transporter permease, with protein MNKNASRIWLPLLFLVLILGLWQFISSKATIAFWVLPSPVAVLRVFWQQPALLWTHLRPTLIASVAGLLLATLLGVITALGMHGSRVIRQILYPYLVVSQTVPVISVAPLVVLWFGYGISAKIFVVVLMCFFPIALGLFEGLKQVSQEQIRLLRSMGAGKWMIYRHLKIPASLPAFFTGLRLAATYSVMGAVIGEWLGGEAGLGIYLTRSTKSFRTEQVFAAILIIILLSLFLFGIVALLDRLLLGWHYKKIDEYEDPSR; from the coding sequence ATGAATAAAAACGCTTCCCGCATTTGGCTGCCCCTGCTTTTTCTGGTTCTGATTCTGGGGCTTTGGCAATTTATCAGTTCCAAAGCCACGATTGCCTTTTGGGTTTTGCCCTCTCCGGTGGCGGTTTTACGCGTCTTTTGGCAACAGCCAGCCCTGCTTTGGACTCATCTTCGTCCCACCCTGATAGCCAGTGTTGCTGGCCTGCTTTTAGCCACCCTGCTGGGGGTAATAACCGCTTTGGGCATGCACGGCTCGCGTGTAATCCGGCAAATCCTTTATCCCTATCTGGTTGTCTCGCAGACTGTTCCCGTCATTTCTGTGGCGCCATTAGTCGTCTTGTGGTTTGGTTATGGCATTTCCGCGAAGATATTTGTCGTTGTTTTGATGTGCTTCTTCCCCATCGCGTTGGGACTTTTTGAAGGGCTCAAACAGGTTTCCCAAGAACAAATCCGGCTTCTGCGTTCCATGGGCGCGGGAAAATGGATGATTTATCGTCATTTGAAGATACCCGCCTCCCTGCCGGCGTTTTTCACAGGATTAAGATTGGCAGCCACTTACAGCGTGATGGGAGCTGTGATTGGAGAATGGCTGGGTGGCGAGGCTGGGCTGGGAATCTATCTCACCCGCTCCACCAAATCTTTCCGCACCGAGCAGGTCTTCGCCGCGATTTTAATCATTATTCTGCTCAGTTTATTCCTTTTTGGCATCGTGGCGCTTCTGGACCGGCTCCTACTGGGTTGGCATTATAAAAAAATTGATGAATACGAGGATCCATCCCGCTAA